Proteins from a single region of Streptomyces vinaceus:
- a CDS encoding TetR/AcrR family transcriptional regulator, whose product MTTGTRRRMGVEERRQQLIGVALELFSHRSPDDVSIDEIAAAAGISRPLVYHYFPGKLSLYEAALRRAADELAQRFVEPREGPLGARLLRVMGRFFAFVDDHGPGFSALMRGGPAVGSNRTNAMIDEVRQAAYEQIVTHIGIEDPPARLELVVRSWVSLAESTALIWLEGRKIPRAELELQLVHDFAALAAVSAAYDAEMAAILGRILADEPADGPFGELVGRLVGLVPPAVEATLPAPR is encoded by the coding sequence ATGACTACCGGGACGCGGCGCAGGATGGGTGTCGAGGAGCGGCGGCAGCAGCTGATCGGGGTGGCCCTGGAGCTGTTCAGCCACAGGTCTCCCGACGACGTGTCGATCGACGAGATCGCGGCGGCCGCGGGCATATCGCGGCCGCTCGTCTACCACTACTTCCCTGGCAAGTTGAGCCTGTACGAGGCCGCGCTGCGGCGGGCCGCCGACGAGCTCGCCCAGCGGTTCGTAGAACCGAGGGAGGGGCCGCTCGGGGCCCGGCTGCTGCGCGTCATGGGCCGGTTCTTCGCGTTCGTCGACGACCACGGGCCCGGTTTCTCGGCGCTGATGCGCGGCGGTCCGGCCGTCGGGAGCAACCGGACCAACGCGATGATCGACGAGGTCCGGCAGGCCGCGTACGAGCAGATCGTGACCCACATCGGCATCGAGGACCCGCCCGCCCGGCTGGAGCTCGTGGTGCGGTCCTGGGTGTCGCTGGCGGAGTCCACCGCGCTGATCTGGCTGGAGGGGCGGAAGATCCCGCGGGCCGAGCTGGAGCTGCAGCTCGTGCACGACTTCGCCGCGCTGGCCGCCGTATCGGCTGCGTACGACGCGGAGATGGCCGCCATCCTCGGCCGGATCCTCGCCGACGAGCCCGCCGACGGGCCGTTCGGAGAGCTGGTCGGACGGCTCGTCGGGCTCGTCCCGCCGGCCGTCGAGGCCACCCTTCCCGCCCCCCGCTGA
- the pulA gene encoding pullulanase-type alpha-1,6-glucosidase, translating into MIRPAAGVIAAALAVTLLPALPAAAAAPPAPPSDAKLAAEPARHDLTREQFYFVLPDRFANGDPRNDTGGLAGGRLETGLDPTDKGFYQGGDLKGLTDRLDYIKGLGTTAIWMAPIFKNQPVQGKGAEVSAGYHGYWITDFTQVDPHFGTNADLERLIDKAHAKGMKVFFDVITNHTADVVDYREQSYSYLSKGAFPYLTKDGVPFEDSDYADGKRKFPAVDAESFPRTPFVPDAKKNLKAPAWLNDPAMYHNRGDSTFAGESSGQGDFFGLDDLWTERPEVVSGMEKIYEKWVKDFSIDGFRIDTVKHVNTGFWTQWATALDKYAAQRGRKNFFMFGEVYSADTAVTSPYVTQGRLDATLDFPLQDAIRAYASQGAAASRLGSVLADDYRYTTDKANAYEQVTFLGNHDMGRFGSFLKQDRPGAGEQELLDRYRLANELMFFSRGNPVVYSGDEQGFTGAGGDKDARQPLFATKIADYLDDDQLGTVRTHASDAYDPGHPLYQQISALSKLTKEHPALRDGVQSERFADGSVYAFARTDARSRTEYLVAANNAAQARTVELDAPAGAQYRTLYGGTGLLRASAAGKLTVTVPALGSVVLQGAAPLAAPATKPALTLKAPAPGAAGTVELSADVTGGGLNRVVFAAQTGTGKWQVLGSADHAPYKVTQHVTAPPGTALRYKAVVVDSRGRTASALAESVSGQVPPTPLPTATQRDYAVVHYRRPDGDYTNWRLYAWGDLADGEATPWPAGHDFTGRDAYGAFAYVKLKPGASSIGYLVIDKDGNKDVATDRTLDVTKSGEVWLEQGKEAATTDRPAQPPQDPSKAVLHYRRADGAYEGWGLHVWTGAANPTDWSKPLMPARTDSFGAVYEVPLAAGATSLGYILHKGDEKDLPTDQSLDLKATGHEVWMLGGRAPYLLPQPAGSSAALDLTKSEAVWIDRSTLAWNAPAAAASLQLLASREGTITAENGVLHADGAQWLRLTKAELTAAQKQKFPHLATDSAYTVDPRDRDRVREALRGQLVASARAANGAVLAATGVQLAGVLDDLYANTAALGPVFEDGRPTLSVWAPTARQVALELDGRTVPMRRDDATGVWSVRGERGWKGKPYRYDVSVWAPSTGRMVRNLVTDPYSTALTTDSTYSLAVDLTDPKLAPPGWRELRKPAAVPFTSAQIQELHIRDFSVADRTSAHPGQYLAFTDTGSAGMRHLRELAASGTSYVHLLPAFDIGTIPEKASDRTEPACDLKVYAPDSPEQQACVAAAAAKDAYNWGYDPLHYTVPEGSYASDPNGTARTVEFRRMVQSLNGAGLRTVMDVVYNHTVASGQSDKSVLDRIVPGYYQRLLADGSVANSTCCANTAPENAMMGRLVVDSIVTWAKEYKVDGFRFDLMGHHPKANILAVRAALDALTPAKDGVDGKKIILYGEGWNFGEVADDARFVQATQKNMAGTGIATFSDRSRDAVRGGGPFDEDPRVQGFASGLFTAPNASPANGTAEQQRARLLHDQDLIKVGLSGNLASYAFTDSAGRHTKGSEVDYNGSPAGYAAAPGDALAYADAHDNETLADALTYKLAQGTSAADRARMQVLAMAVGTLSQGPSLSQAGTDLLRSKSLDRNSYDSGDWFNAVHWDCREGNGFGRGLPPAADNASKWPYAKPLLAGAGAPGCAEITGASAAYRDLLRIRTTEPAFALTTPEAVQAALAFPLSGTDETPGVITMTLGDLVVVFNATPAAQPQRLPALAGTGYALHPVQAAGSDPAVKQAAYDARTGVFTTPPRTVAVFERNR; encoded by the coding sequence TTGATACGCCCCGCCGCAGGAGTGATCGCCGCCGCCCTGGCCGTGACGCTGCTGCCCGCCCTCCCGGCCGCGGCCGCCGCGCCGCCCGCCCCGCCGTCGGACGCGAAACTGGCCGCCGAGCCCGCGCGGCACGACCTGACCCGGGAGCAGTTCTACTTCGTCCTCCCGGACCGGTTCGCGAACGGCGATCCGCGCAACGACACCGGCGGACTGGCCGGCGGCCGGCTGGAGACCGGACTGGACCCGACGGACAAGGGCTTCTACCAGGGCGGCGACCTCAAGGGCCTGACCGACCGGCTCGACTACATCAAGGGGCTCGGCACCACCGCCATCTGGATGGCGCCGATCTTCAAGAACCAGCCGGTGCAGGGGAAGGGGGCCGAAGTCTCGGCCGGCTACCACGGGTACTGGATCACCGACTTCACCCAGGTCGATCCGCACTTCGGCACCAACGCCGACCTGGAGCGGCTGATCGACAAGGCGCACGCGAAGGGGATGAAGGTCTTCTTCGACGTCATCACCAACCACACCGCCGACGTCGTCGACTACCGGGAACAGTCCTACTCCTACCTCTCCAAGGGGGCCTTCCCCTACCTGACGAAGGACGGGGTGCCCTTCGAGGACTCCGACTACGCGGACGGGAAGCGGAAGTTCCCCGCCGTGGACGCGGAATCCTTCCCGCGGACCCCGTTCGTGCCCGACGCGAAGAAGAACCTGAAGGCTCCGGCCTGGCTCAACGACCCGGCGATGTACCACAACCGGGGCGATTCCACCTTCGCCGGGGAATCCTCCGGCCAGGGCGACTTCTTCGGCCTCGACGACCTGTGGACCGAGCGCCCCGAGGTCGTCAGCGGGATGGAGAAGATCTACGAGAAGTGGGTCAAGGACTTCTCGATCGACGGCTTCCGCATCGACACGGTCAAGCACGTCAACACCGGGTTCTGGACCCAGTGGGCCACCGCCCTCGACAAGTACGCCGCCCAGCGCGGGCGGAAGAACTTCTTCATGTTCGGCGAGGTCTACTCCGCCGACACCGCCGTCACCTCCCCGTACGTGACGCAGGGGCGACTCGACGCCACCCTCGACTTCCCGCTCCAGGACGCGATCCGCGCGTACGCCTCCCAGGGCGCGGCCGCCTCGCGCCTGGGCTCCGTACTGGCCGACGACTACCGGTACACCACGGACAAGGCGAACGCGTACGAGCAGGTCACCTTCCTCGGCAACCACGACATGGGCCGCTTCGGGAGCTTCCTGAAGCAGGACCGGCCGGGGGCGGGGGAGCAGGAGCTGCTGGACCGCTACCGGCTCGCCAACGAGCTGATGTTCTTCTCCCGGGGCAACCCGGTGGTCTACTCCGGCGACGAGCAGGGCTTCACGGGCGCCGGCGGCGACAAGGACGCGCGGCAGCCGCTGTTCGCCACGAAGATCGCCGACTACCTGGACGACGACCAGCTCGGAACGGTGCGCACGCATGCGAGCGACGCTTACGATCCGGGACACCCGCTCTACCAGCAGATCAGTGCTCTCTCGAAGCTGACCAAGGAACACCCGGCGCTGCGGGACGGCGTCCAGAGCGAACGTTTCGCCGACGGGTCCGTCTACGCCTTCGCCCGCACCGACGCCCGCTCCCGCACGGAGTACCTCGTCGCCGCCAACAACGCGGCCCAGGCCCGCACCGTCGAACTCGACGCACCGGCCGGCGCCCAGTACCGCACCCTCTACGGCGGCACCGGCCTGCTCCGCGCCTCCGCGGCCGGCAAGCTCACCGTCACCGTCCCGGCCCTCGGCTCGGTGGTCCTCCAGGGCGCCGCCCCCCTCGCCGCCCCCGCCACCAAGCCCGCCCTCACCCTCAAGGCCCCGGCCCCCGGAGCCGCCGGCACGGTCGAGCTCTCCGCCGACGTGACCGGCGGCGGCCTGAACCGGGTCGTCTTCGCCGCGCAGACCGGCACCGGGAAGTGGCAGGTCCTCGGCTCCGCCGACCACGCCCCGTACAAGGTCACCCAGCACGTCACCGCGCCCCCCGGCACCGCCCTGCGCTACAAGGCCGTCGTCGTCGACTCCCGCGGCCGCACCGCGAGCGCCCTCGCCGAGTCCGTCTCCGGCCAGGTCCCGCCCACCCCGCTCCCCACCGCCACCCAGCGCGACTACGCGGTCGTCCACTACCGCCGCCCCGACGGCGACTACACGAACTGGCGGCTGTACGCCTGGGGCGACCTCGCGGACGGCGAGGCCACGCCCTGGCCGGCCGGCCACGACTTCACCGGCCGCGACGCGTACGGCGCCTTCGCCTACGTCAAACTCAAGCCCGGCGCCTCCTCGATCGGCTACCTCGTCATCGACAAGGACGGCAACAAGGACGTCGCCACCGACCGCACCCTCGACGTGACGAAGAGCGGCGAGGTCTGGCTGGAGCAGGGCAAGGAGGCGGCCACCACCGACCGCCCCGCCCAGCCGCCCCAGGACCCCTCCAAGGCCGTCCTGCACTACCGGCGCGCCGACGGGGCGTACGAGGGCTGGGGCCTGCACGTCTGGACCGGGGCCGCGAACCCGACCGACTGGTCCAAGCCGCTGATGCCCGCCCGTACCGACTCCTTCGGCGCGGTGTACGAGGTCCCGCTCGCCGCCGGAGCCACCAGCCTCGGCTACATCCTCCACAAGGGAGACGAGAAGGACCTGCCCACCGACCAGTCCCTCGACCTCAAGGCCACCGGCCACGAGGTCTGGATGCTCGGCGGCCGGGCCCCGTACCTGCTCCCGCAGCCCGCCGGCTCCTCCGCGGCCCTCGACCTCACCAAGTCCGAGGCCGTCTGGATCGACCGCTCCACCCTCGCCTGGAACGCCCCCGCGGCCGCCGCCTCCCTCCAGCTCCTCGCCTCCCGCGAGGGCACGATCACCGCGGAGAACGGAGTCCTGCACGCGGACGGCGCGCAGTGGCTGCGCCTGACCAAGGCCGAGCTCACCGCCGCCCAGAAGCAGAAGTTCCCGCACCTCGCCACGGACTCCGCCTACACCGTCGACCCCCGCGACCGGGACCGCGTACGGGAGGCCCTGCGCGGGCAGCTCGTCGCGAGCGCCCGCGCCGCGAACGGCGCCGTCCTGGCCGCGACCGGCGTCCAGCTCGCCGGGGTGCTCGACGACCTGTACGCGAACACCGCCGCCCTCGGCCCGGTCTTCGAGGACGGCCGCCCCACCCTCTCCGTCTGGGCCCCCACCGCCCGGCAGGTGGCCCTCGAACTCGACGGCCGCACCGTCCCCATGCGCCGCGACGACGCCACCGGCGTCTGGTCGGTGCGCGGCGAGCGCGGCTGGAAGGGCAAGCCCTACCGCTACGACGTGAGCGTCTGGGCCCCGAGCACCGGCCGGATGGTCCGCAACCTCGTCACCGACCCGTACTCCACCGCCCTGACCACCGACTCCACGTACAGCCTGGCCGTCGACCTGACCGATCCGAAGCTGGCCCCGCCCGGCTGGCGCGAGCTGCGCAAGCCCGCGGCCGTCCCCTTCACCTCGGCGCAGATCCAGGAGCTCCACATCCGCGACTTCTCGGTCGCGGACCGCACGAGCGCCCACCCCGGCCAGTACCTGGCCTTCACCGACACCGGCTCGGCGGGGATGCGCCACCTGCGCGAACTGGCCGCCTCCGGCACCTCCTACGTCCACCTGCTGCCCGCCTTCGACATCGGCACGATCCCGGAGAAGGCCTCCGACCGCACCGAACCCGCCTGCGACCTGAAGGTGTACGCGCCGGACTCGCCCGAGCAGCAGGCCTGCGTGGCCGCCGCGGCCGCGAAGGACGCGTACAACTGGGGCTACGACCCGCTGCACTACACCGTCCCGGAGGGCTCGTACGCGAGCGACCCGAACGGCACGGCGCGTACGGTCGAGTTCCGCAGGATGGTCCAGTCGCTGAACGGGGCCGGGCTGCGGACCGTCATGGACGTGGTCTACAACCACACCGTGGCCTCCGGCCAGTCCGACAAGTCGGTCCTCGACCGCATCGTGCCGGGCTACTACCAGCGGCTGCTGGCGGACGGCTCGGTCGCCAACTCCACCTGCTGCGCCAACACGGCCCCCGAGAACGCCATGATGGGCCGGCTCGTCGTCGACTCGATCGTCACCTGGGCCAAGGAGTACAAGGTCGACGGCTTCCGCTTCGACCTGATGGGCCACCACCCGAAGGCGAACATCCTGGCCGTCCGGGCGGCCCTCGACGCGCTGACCCCCGCCAAGGACGGCGTCGACGGGAAGAAGATCATCCTGTACGGGGAGGGCTGGAACTTCGGCGAGGTCGCGGACGATGCCCGCTTCGTCCAGGCCACGCAGAAGAACATGGCCGGCACCGGCATCGCCACCTTCTCCGACCGCTCGCGCGACGCGGTCCGCGGCGGCGGCCCCTTCGACGAGGACCCGCGCGTCCAGGGCTTCGCCTCCGGCCTGTTCACCGCCCCGAACGCCTCGCCCGCGAACGGCACCGCGGAGCAGCAGCGGGCGCGGCTGCTGCACGACCAGGACCTGATCAAGGTCGGGCTCTCCGGCAACCTCGCCTCGTACGCCTTCACGGACAGCGCGGGCAGGCACACCAAGGGCTCCGAGGTGGACTACAACGGCTCCCCGGCCGGGTACGCGGCCGCTCCCGGCGACGCCCTCGCCTACGCCGACGCCCACGACAACGAGACCCTGGCCGACGCCCTCACGTACAAGCTGGCGCAGGGCACCTCGGCCGCCGACCGGGCCCGGATGCAGGTCCTGGCGATGGCCGTCGGCACCCTCTCCCAGGGGCCCTCGCTGTCCCAGGCCGGTACGGACCTGCTCCGCTCGAAGTCCCTTGACCGCAACTCGTACGACAGCGGCGACTGGTTCAACGCCGTCCACTGGGACTGCCGCGAGGGCAACGGCTTCGGGCGCGGCCTGCCGCCCGCCGCCGACAACGCCTCCAAGTGGCCCTACGCGAAGCCGCTGCTGGCCGGCGCCGGGGCACCGGGCTGCGCCGAGATCACGGGGGCCTCGGCCGCCTACCGCGACCTGCTGCGCATCCGTACGACGGAACCGGCCTTCGCCCTCACCACGCCCGAGGCGGTCCAGGCGGCGCTGGCCTTCCCGCTCTCCGGCACGGACGAGACCCCGGGGGTGATCACCATGACCCTCGGCGACCTGGTGGTGGTCTTCAACGCCACGCCCGCCGCCCAGCCCCAGCGCCTCCCGGCCCTCGCGGGCACCGGCTACGCCCTGCACCCGGTGCAGGCGGCCGGCTCCGATCCCGCGGTCAAGCAGGCGGCGTACGACGCGAGGACGGGGGTGTTCACGACCCCGCCGCGCACGGTCGCGGTCTTCGAACGGAACCGGTAG
- a CDS encoding gluconolaconase, protein MSEKSAKSDVGKAYINDVFMRHPLTARNQDELEIPARAEAILERNNLRGALKRTPEGGGEQIGPIGFSLNKKRYGGFPEDEKTAQERGWRAFMNMGVPVVEERSDITQPPPDMISKQTYVNGTDPIKITVTDTVEFSVSNTVSWSLQGEVKLTFGAKSIASLQQEMQKSMAMMQYQKTTVKNSKDNQGVDQESQTEATSTTTATTSATGTGELWADLLLGITGSVSGSLTTEWKHQSSVSFEVMSRADVMATTRRQVRQFDYEFPVTFGGWVALYYPRPVEVRGTPPQAKEPRYSRVVAWKLGDFVEDRANFDLADEGKRFLQKGAAEIVAVRTGEHRVFQPETLDYESQKQPL, encoded by the coding sequence ATGTCGGAGAAAAGCGCGAAGAGCGATGTGGGCAAGGCCTATATCAACGACGTGTTCATGCGCCACCCGCTCACCGCGCGGAACCAGGACGAGCTCGAAATCCCGGCGAGGGCCGAGGCGATCCTGGAGCGGAACAACCTGCGGGGCGCACTGAAGAGGACTCCCGAAGGCGGGGGCGAGCAGATCGGCCCCATCGGTTTCTCACTGAACAAGAAGCGCTACGGCGGATTTCCCGAGGACGAGAAGACGGCACAGGAGCGCGGGTGGCGCGCGTTCATGAACATGGGCGTTCCGGTCGTCGAGGAGCGGAGCGACATCACTCAGCCCCCGCCCGACATGATCTCCAAGCAGACGTACGTCAACGGAACCGACCCCATCAAGATCACGGTGACGGACACAGTCGAGTTCTCCGTCTCGAACACGGTCAGCTGGTCGCTCCAGGGCGAGGTGAAGCTCACCTTCGGGGCCAAATCCATCGCATCGCTCCAGCAGGAGATGCAGAAGAGCATGGCGATGATGCAGTACCAGAAGACCACCGTGAAGAACAGCAAGGACAACCAGGGCGTCGACCAGGAGTCGCAGACGGAGGCGACGAGCACGACGACGGCCACCACTTCCGCCACCGGCACCGGTGAGCTGTGGGCGGACCTGCTGCTCGGCATCACCGGCTCCGTCAGCGGCTCGTTGACCACCGAATGGAAGCACCAGTCGTCGGTCAGCTTCGAGGTGATGAGCCGGGCGGACGTCATGGCCACGACGCGGCGCCAGGTGCGGCAGTTCGACTACGAATTCCCGGTGACCTTCGGCGGCTGGGTGGCCCTGTACTACCCCCGGCCGGTCGAGGTCAGGGGAACTCCCCCGCAGGCCAAGGAGCCGAGGTATTCCCGGGTCGTCGCCTGGAAACTCGGCGACTTTGTCGAGGACCGCGCCAACTTCGACCTGGCCGACGAGGGCAAGAGGTTCCTGCAGAAGGGGGCCGCCGAAATCGTGGCCGTCCGCACCGGGGAACACCGGGTGTTCCAGCCCGAAACGCTCGACTACGAGAGCCAGAAACAGCCTCTCTGA
- a CDS encoding GNAT family N-acetyltransferase, whose amino-acid sequence MIINDGILFRRAVEKDAATLVALYDQAARWMRKHGIDQWKPGDKDAAHFLAKMREGEVWLAGDGDGRIIGAYELWWSDEDAWGVQPPVAGYVHRLMVDREAAPAGAGRRILEHAERRIAGTGLPRARLDCVSTNPRLLAYYRAAGYRVVGEYPHKEGKDGRVYGVILLEKRLDQLTVV is encoded by the coding sequence GTGATCATTAATGACGGGATCCTGTTCCGGCGTGCCGTGGAGAAGGACGCCGCCACCCTGGTGGCCCTGTACGACCAGGCCGCCCGGTGGATGCGCAAGCACGGGATCGACCAGTGGAAGCCCGGGGACAAGGACGCCGCGCACTTCCTGGCGAAGATGCGCGAGGGCGAGGTGTGGCTCGCCGGGGACGGCGACGGCCGGATCATCGGCGCGTACGAGCTGTGGTGGTCCGACGAGGACGCCTGGGGCGTGCAGCCCCCGGTCGCCGGCTACGTGCACCGGCTGATGGTGGACCGCGAGGCCGCGCCCGCGGGGGCCGGGCGGCGGATACTCGAACACGCCGAGCGGCGGATCGCCGGTACCGGACTGCCGCGGGCGCGGCTGGACTGCGTCTCCACCAACCCCCGGCTGCTCGCGTACTACCGGGCCGCGGGCTACCGGGTGGTCGGGGAGTACCCCCACAAGGAGGGCAAGGACGGTCGCGTGTACGGGGTGATCCTGCTGGAGAAGCGGCTGGACCAGCTCACCGTCGTGTAG
- a CDS encoding PDR/VanB family oxidoreductase yields MSRALKLAAVAAAALLTRRALRGRVARSPLWPLPALETPVSGHSPRRWLPALIVSRTEPADGVLVLTLQSPELPPWAPGAHVDVQLPSGLVRQYSLCGDPADRGRYTIAIRLVEDGRGGSREAHAQLVEGAELPVRPPRNRFELVPSPSYAFVAGGIGITPILPMLRAAEAAGAEWTLLYGGRSRASMPFLAELEAYGPRVSVTAQDEAGLPDLTPLAAAAPGTLVYCCGPAPLMEAVEAAAPPATPVHLERFTATAATGSSRPFTVELHRSGRTIEVAADESTLAAVRRELPDTPYSCAQGFCGTCQHRVLAGEVDHRDTLLTDREREDSMLLCVSRAQGDHLVLDL; encoded by the coding sequence ATGAGCCGCGCCCTGAAGCTGGCGGCGGTCGCGGCAGCGGCACTGCTGACCCGGCGCGCCCTGCGCGGGCGCGTCGCCCGCTCCCCGCTGTGGCCCCTCCCCGCGCTGGAGACCCCGGTATCGGGCCACTCCCCGCGCCGCTGGCTGCCCGCGCTGATCGTGTCCCGTACGGAACCGGCGGACGGGGTGCTGGTCCTGACCCTGCAGTCCCCGGAGCTCCCCCCGTGGGCCCCGGGCGCGCACGTGGACGTACAGCTCCCCTCGGGCCTGGTCCGCCAGTACAGCCTGTGCGGGGACCCGGCGGACCGGGGCCGCTACACGATCGCGATCCGGCTGGTCGAGGACGGCCGCGGCGGCTCCCGCGAGGCGCACGCGCAGCTGGTGGAGGGCGCGGAGCTGCCCGTACGCCCGCCCCGCAACCGCTTCGAGCTGGTGCCGTCCCCCTCGTACGCCTTCGTCGCGGGCGGGATCGGCATCACGCCGATCCTGCCCATGCTGCGGGCGGCCGAGGCGGCGGGCGCGGAATGGACCCTCCTGTACGGCGGCCGCTCGCGCGCCTCGATGCCCTTCCTCGCCGAACTGGAGGCGTACGGCCCCCGGGTGAGCGTCACGGCGCAGGACGAGGCGGGCCTGCCCGACCTCACCCCGCTCGCCGCGGCGGCCCCCGGCACCCTGGTCTACTGCTGCGGCCCGGCGCCCCTGATGGAGGCGGTGGAGGCAGCGGCCCCGCCCGCCACCCCGGTCCACCTGGAACGCTTCACCGCCACCGCCGCGACCGGGAGCTCCCGCCCCTTCACGGTGGAACTCCACCGCTCGGGCCGCACGATCGAGGTCGCGGCAGACGAATCCACCCTGGCCGCGGTCCGCCGGGAGCTCCCCGACACCCCGTACTCCTGCGCGCAGGGCTTCTGCGGCACCTGCCAACACCGCGTCCTCGCGGGGGAGGTGGACCACCGCGACACCCTCCTCACGGACCGGGAGCGCGAGGACTCGATGCTCCTGTGCGTCTCCCGCGCCCAGGGCGACCACCTGGTCCTCGATCTCTGA
- a CDS encoding carbohydrate-binding module family 20 domain-containing protein, translating into MPARAVRAATLFAATALAAAALTGPAPRAAAAAPGDKDVTAVLFEWRFDSVARACTDALGPAGYGYVQVSPPQEHIQGPQWWTSYQPVSYKIAGRLGDRAAFKAMVDTCHAAGVKVVADSVINHMAAGDGIGTGGSSYTKYGYPGIYSGSDMDDCRAVISNYQDRANVQNCELVQLADLDTGEDYVRGRIAGYLNDLLSLGVDGLRIDAAKHMPAADLANIKSRLTNPSVYWKQEAIYGAGEAVSPGEYLGNGDVQEFRYARDLKRVFQNENLAYLKNFGEAWGYMPSGQAGVFVDNHDTERGGDTLNYKDGSAYTLAGVFMLAWPYGSPDVHSGYEWTDKDAGPPNGGSVNACYSDGWKCQHAWREISSMVAFRNAARGQAVTNWWDNGADQIAFGRGAKAYVAINHESTALTRTFQSSLPAGDYCDVQSGRTVNVNSAGQFTATLGAGTALALHVGARTCGGGGTTPPPAAAGASFAVNATTAVGQNIYVTGDRAELGGWNTASALKLDPAAYPVWKLDVSLPAGTAFSYKYVRKDAAGNVTWESGANRTATVPASGRAVLNDTWRP; encoded by the coding sequence ATGCCTGCCAGAGCCGTCAGAGCTGCAACTCTTTTCGCCGCCACCGCACTTGCCGCGGCCGCCCTCACCGGCCCGGCGCCACGGGCCGCCGCCGCGGCGCCCGGTGACAAGGACGTCACCGCCGTCCTCTTCGAGTGGCGCTTCGACTCCGTCGCCAGGGCGTGCACCGACGCGCTCGGGCCCGCGGGGTACGGGTACGTCCAGGTCTCGCCGCCCCAGGAGCACATCCAGGGCCCCCAGTGGTGGACCTCGTACCAGCCCGTCAGCTACAAGATCGCCGGGCGGCTCGGCGACCGCGCCGCGTTCAAGGCGATGGTCGACACCTGTCACGCGGCCGGGGTGAAGGTCGTCGCCGACTCCGTCATCAACCACATGGCCGCCGGCGACGGCATCGGAACCGGGGGTTCCTCGTACACGAAGTACGGGTACCCCGGCATCTATTCGGGCTCCGACATGGACGACTGCCGGGCCGTCATCTCCAACTACCAGGACCGGGCCAACGTCCAGAACTGCGAGCTCGTTCAGCTCGCCGACCTCGACACCGGCGAGGACTACGTGCGGGGGCGCATCGCCGGGTACCTCAACGACCTGCTGTCCCTGGGCGTCGACGGGCTGCGGATCGACGCCGCCAAGCACATGCCCGCCGCCGACCTCGCCAACATCAAGTCCCGGCTGACGAATCCTTCCGTCTACTGGAAGCAGGAGGCGATATACGGGGCCGGCGAGGCCGTCTCGCCCGGTGAGTACCTCGGCAACGGCGACGTGCAGGAGTTCCGCTACGCCCGCGACCTCAAGCGCGTCTTCCAGAACGAGAACCTCGCCTACCTGAAGAACTTCGGCGAGGCCTGGGGGTACATGCCGAGCGGGCAGGCCGGCGTGTTCGTCGACAACCACGACACCGAGCGCGGCGGCGACACCCTCAACTACAAGGACGGCTCCGCCTACACCCTCGCCGGCGTCTTCATGCTGGCCTGGCCGTACGGCTCCCCCGACGTGCACTCCGGGTACGAGTGGACCGACAAGGACGCCGGCCCGCCGAACGGCGGCTCCGTGAACGCGTGCTACTCCGACGGGTGGAAGTGCCAGCACGCCTGGCGGGAGATCTCCTCCATGGTCGCCTTCCGCAACGCCGCCCGCGGCCAGGCCGTCACCAACTGGTGGGACAACGGCGCCGACCAGATCGCCTTCGGGCGGGGGGCCAAGGCGTACGTCGCCATCAACCACGAGAGCACGGCCCTCACCCGCACCTTCCAGAGCTCGCTCCCGGCGGGCGACTACTGCGACGTCCAGAGCGGGCGCACCGTGAACGTGAACTCCGCGGGGCAGTTCACCGCCACCCTCGGCGCCGGCACCGCACTCGCCCTGCACGTGGGCGCCCGTACCTGCGGCGGAGGTGGGACCACGCCCCCGCCGGCCGCCGCGGGCGCCTCGTTCGCCGTCAACGCCACCACTGCCGTCGGACAGAACATCTACGTCACCGGGGACCGCGCCGAGCTCGGCGGCTGGAACACCGCCAGCGCCCTCAAGCTGGACCCGGCGGCGTACCCCGTCTGGAAGCTGGACGTGTCCCTCCCGGCCGGGACCGCGTTCTCGTACAAGTACGTACGCAAGGACGCCGCCGGGAACGTCACCTGGGAGAGCGGCGCCAACCGCACCGCGACCGTCCCGGCGAGCGGAAGGGCCGTGCTGAACGACACCTGGCGCCCCTGA